The DNA segment TTGAAGGTAATGCTTCAGAAATAAACAAAGATGCTATTATCAAATATCCTGAAAGTTATACTGTAAAATATCTTACAGGAGAAGAGACCATACCAATACCTGCAAGTCGTAGAAGATGGAATAGATCAATAAATATATTAGGTGCCAGGATGAATAACCTTAGAGGAATAAATGTAAAGATACCTCTCAATGTTTTAAATGTTATCTCAGGAGTTAGTGGTTCTGGAAAATCAAGTCTCATCAAAGGTATACTTTATCCTGCACTTAAGCGACGAATAAACGAAGTGGCTGAAGCTCCGGGAGAATATCAAGATTTAACAGGTGACATAGAAATGATTAAACATGTTGAATTTGTTGACCAAAATCCTATAGGAAAGAGCACCCGTTCAAATCCAGCTACATATGTTAAGGCTTATGATGAAATACGTAAACTATTTGCAGATCAACCACTTTCTCAACAAATGGGATTCACTCCGCAATATTTCTCATTTAATATTGAAGGTGGAAGATGTGAAGAATGCAAGGGTGCTGGTGAAATAACTGTAGAGATGCAATTTATGGCCGATATTGTATTAGAATGTGATTCTTGCCACGGACAGAGATTCAAAAAAGATATATTGGAAGTCAAATATGAAGGCAAAAATATTAATGATATTCTTAATATGACCGTTTCAGAAGCTATAGACTTTTTCTCTACCAACAATCAAAAGACAATAGTTCAGCGTTTGAGTTCTCTTGAAAAAGTTGGATTGGGGTATATAAAGTTAGGACAAAACTCTTCAACGCTATCTGGTGGTGAAAACCAACGCGTAAAGTTAGCTTATTTTATTGGACAAGAAAGAACAGAACATACCATGTTTATTTTTGATGAACCTACAACTGGACTTCATTTTCACGATATTAAGAAATTACTTAGTGCTTTTGATGCTCTCATCGAACGAGGCCATTCAATCATCGTAATAGAGCATAATATGGACATTATCAAATGTGCTGATTATATTTTAGATCTTGGACCAGATGGAGGTGATAAGGGAGGTAATCTTGTTGCAGCAGGTACACCTGAAGAGATAATAAAATGCAACGACTCAATTACAGGCAAATACCTTAAAGAAAAATTATTGCAATAAAAAAAATATCCGCCAAATAGGGCGGATATTTTTTTATAAAATCATTATATTAAAGACTAAGTGATTTTTTAATTGCAACTATTTTTTCATCTGCTTCCTTGTTGCATCGTTCATAGCAACCAGAACATTTCATATTTCCTTTAATTTCAATATAGAACTTTATTTTTGGTTCAGTTCCTGAAGGGCGAACACTTACCTTTGTATCATCATCACAGAACCACTGAAGTACATTACTTGTGCTAGGCATATCAAGTTTAGTTAAATTTCCATGAGAGTCTTTACATTCAAGAGTTTTATAATCTTTCCACATTACGACTTTGCTTTCTCCAAGTTTCTTAGGAGGATTATCACGGAAATTAGTCATCATCTGTTTAATTTCGTCAGCACCGGTCTTACCTGGCTTAACCACATTGACGGTGAACTCCTTTGAGAAGCCATATTCTAGATAAATTTCCATTATGACATCATAAAGGGTCTTCCCATTATCTTTTGCCCAAGCACAAATCTCTGCTAGCAAAGAACATGCAGAAACAGAATCCTTGTCACGAACAAAATCTTCTGCAAGGAAACCGTAGCTTTCTTCACCTCCACCAATATACTGCTGCTTACCTTCTGAAATTAATATTTCATGTGCAATCCATTTAAATCCTGTATAACAGTCTCGCATCTCTATATGGTTCTTGTCTGCTATTTTCTTGATAACCTCAGTAGTAACAATAGTTTTAACAATGAAATCGTTAGGTTTCATCTTACCTGTCTTTATACGGTTTGTAATAATGTAATATAAAAACAGAAGACATGTTTGATTACCATTAACTAATATCCATTCACCTTTATCATTTTTGCAAGCCATACCTACGCGATCTGCATCTGGATCTGACGCCATAACGATATCTGCATCTAATTCTTTTGCGTCACGAAGTGCCAATGTAAGTGCTTCACCATTTTCTGGATTAGGACTTTGTACGGAAGAGAAATTACCATCCTTTACCATCTGCTCTTTCACACAATGCACATTCTCGAATCCCCATAATTTGAGACTACGCGGTATTAACATCATGCCAGTACCGTGTAAAGGTGTATAAACAATTTTAATGTCTTTTTGACGTTTTATTGCCTCTGGGTCAATAGATAGTTCATGTACTTTTTCCAGATAGATTTTATCTACTTCATCTCCGATAATTTCAATCAGTTCTTTATTTCCATTAAACTTAACGTCTTCTACTCTTACTTTATTAACTTCTTTGATAATTCCCTCATCATGAGGAGCTAATACTTGAGCCCCATCTTCCCAATAAGCTTTATAACCATTGTACTCTTTAGGATTATGGCTAGCTGTAATATTTACGCCACTCTGACATCCAAAATGGCGTATAGCAAACGAGCACTCTGGCGTAGGGCGCATATCGTCAAAAAGGTATACCATAATACCATTTGCAGAGAATATATTGGCTACTGTTTCAGCAAATAGTCTACTATTATTACGGCAATCATGACATACAACTACCGATATTTGTTTTAAACCCTTAAAGTTCTTCTTAAGATAATTTGCAAGTCCCTGAGTGGCCATACCTACCGTATATATATTCATACGATTAGACCCTGCGCCCATTATACCTCGCAGTCCACCTGTTCCGAATTCCAAATCTTTATAAAAACTTTCTATCAGTTCATCTTTATTACTATTTTCAATTAGTTTTTTTACTTGATTTTTAGTATCATCATCAAATGCAGGCGAAAGCCATTTCTTCGCCTTTGCCTCACACTGGGCTATAAGTTCTGTATTATTTTCCATAATAAACAATAGTTAGTATAATTATTTTGAAAGCAAAGATAATAATTTAAATTGAAATAAAACATTATGGGTATATTAATTTGTTATTTTTAGCATTGATTTTTGTGAAAATACTTTGAAGTTTGGCTTTTTCTTTTGATAATACAAGTAAAAAGATTAAATTTGCATCTGTAAAAATCTAAAGACATGATTCATATTACAGGTATTCTAATTGCCAT comes from the Xylanibacter oryzae DSM 17970 genome and includes:
- a CDS encoding phospho-sugar mutase, translating into MENNTELIAQCEAKAKKWLSPAFDDDTKNQVKKLIENSNKDELIESFYKDLEFGTGGLRGIMGAGSNRMNIYTVGMATQGLANYLKKNFKGLKQISVVVCHDCRNNSRLFAETVANIFSANGIMVYLFDDMRPTPECSFAIRHFGCQSGVNITASHNPKEYNGYKAYWEDGAQVLAPHDEGIIKEVNKVRVEDVKFNGNKELIEIIGDEVDKIYLEKVHELSIDPEAIKRQKDIKIVYTPLHGTGMMLIPRSLKLWGFENVHCVKEQMVKDGNFSSVQSPNPENGEALTLALRDAKELDADIVMASDPDADRVGMACKNDKGEWILVNGNQTCLLFLYYIITNRIKTGKMKPNDFIVKTIVTTEVIKKIADKNHIEMRDCYTGFKWIAHEILISEGKQQYIGGGEESYGFLAEDFVRDKDSVSACSLLAEICAWAKDNGKTLYDVIMEIYLEYGFSKEFTVNVVKPGKTGADEIKQMMTNFRDNPPKKLGESKVVMWKDYKTLECKDSHGNLTKLDMPSTSNVLQWFCDDDTKVSVRPSGTEPKIKFYIEIKGNMKCSGCYERCNKEADEKIVAIKKSLSL